One part of the Glycine soja cultivar W05 chromosome 11, ASM419377v2, whole genome shotgun sequence genome encodes these proteins:
- the LOC114373144 gene encoding uncharacterized protein LOC114373144, with product MPLYSKFMKDMLTRKSKYIHSDTIVVEGNYSAMIQRILPPKHKDLGSVTIPCSIGTVSVGKALIDLGASINLMLLSMCRRIGELEIMPTRMTLQLADHSITRSYGVIEDVLVQVKNFTFPADFVIIDIEEDAQIPLILGRPFMSTASCVVDMGKKKLEMGIEDQ from the coding sequence ATGCCGCTCTACTCTAAATTTATGAAGGATATGCTAACCCGAAAGAGCAAGTACATACATAGTGACACCATAGTTGTGGAAGGAAACTATAGTGCTATGATTCAACGCATTCTTCCACCTAAGCATAAGGATCTAGGCAGTGTCACTATTCCTTGCTCGATCGGTACTGTCTCAGTGGGAAAAGCTCTTATTGATTTAGGAGCAAGTATTAATTTGATGCTGCTCTCTATGTGTCGGAGGATAGGAGAGCTGGAGATAATGCCCACAAGAATGACTCTGCAGTTAGCAGACCACTCCATCACCAGGTCATATGGAGTAATAGAGGATGTTTTGGTCCAAGTGAAGAACTTTACCTTCCCAGCTGATTTTGTTATTATTGACATTGAGGAGGATGCCCAGATCCCTTTGATATTGGGGCGTCCATTCATGTCAACTGCCAGTTGTGTAGTGGATATGGGGAAGAAGAAGTTAGAGATGGGAATTGAAGATCAATAG